In Chitinispirillum alkaliphilum, the following are encoded in one genomic region:
- a CDS encoding Type IV pilus biogenesis protein PilN has translation MIERIEINLLPAEYRVHTRKMRLTRDVVYPVLALIVLAVAGAVYSMMVNNELSQLEADIQQINNSIRQNQHIQNEINSLRRDKREIDEKIVALERINVNREKWVRLMEIFSQRLPGNTFLLSIREEPGSRLRVEGRTFVFPEVADYMSRLKEEDYISAVELSDIEQINPRTREYRFAFACHINADAMLTTSP, from the coding sequence ATGATTGAACGTATAGAGATTAATCTGCTGCCGGCAGAATACCGTGTACATACGCGGAAAATGCGTCTTACAAGGGATGTGGTTTATCCTGTATTGGCTTTAATTGTTCTGGCTGTTGCCGGGGCAGTATACAGTATGATGGTCAATAACGAATTAAGTCAGTTGGAAGCTGATATACAGCAGATAAACAACTCGATAAGACAGAATCAGCATATTCAAAATGAAATAAACAGTCTCAGACGTGACAAAAGGGAGATTGATGAGAAGATAGTGGCACTTGAACGCATAAATGTAAACAGGGAAAAATGGGTTCGCCTCATGGAAATTTTCTCTCAGCGTCTCCCTGGTAACACTTTTCTTTTGTCTATTCGGGAAGAACCAGGTTCAAGGCTCAGAGTTGAGGGCAGAACATTTGTCTTTCCTGAAGTGGCTGATTATATGTCACGCCTTAAGGAAGAAGATTACATATCAGCAGTGGAACTTTCCGATATTGAGCAGATTAATCCCAGAACAAGAGAGTATCGTTTCGCTTTTGCATGTCATATCAATGCAGATGCGATGTTGACAACTTCACCTTAA
- a CDS encoding Type IV pilus biogenesis protein PilQ, with translation MREREMIKVRLSMFLFTVLLGVNSVYSWNRTDEVYTADNAAYTANQSVDPVIDLFEVHKAEIRSVFRQLSDHSGMDIVVGNEVTGSVSMSVTRKTWREILAIVCRVHNLTPIVENNYIYIITQEEFQRRKVGSAAAMEASEIASPLVREIIRLRFTTASNMYEVVNSLLSSRGKATVSDHSNAIIIFDTEENIRQVRQVVSDLDVQSPQVSITCKIIEVTTGMVQKMGIHWGVTEPSYNVTAEHLSADNVIADQAINRVTYGILTPDRLRVALEYLYEDNDAEVVAQPQITTLDNKQARVFMGQQIPVRMRDEAGNTVIQMVNAGTELVVTPHVSGDDMIMLSLNPKKESYNLLADGLPVINEQSAATNVFVRNGETVVIAGLTSNEQRTVETGIPVLKNIPLIGALFKRSIKNVDNRDLIIFVTPKIIPTDI, from the coding sequence GTGAGGGAAAGAGAGATGATTAAAGTGCGTTTATCTATGTTTCTATTTACTGTGTTGTTGGGTGTAAATTCCGTGTATTCCTGGAACAGGACTGATGAAGTGTACACAGCTGATAATGCCGCTTATACGGCTAATCAGAGTGTTGATCCCGTTATAGATCTGTTTGAGGTCCATAAGGCAGAAATCCGTTCTGTTTTTCGTCAGCTCAGTGATCATTCCGGAATGGATATCGTTGTTGGTAATGAGGTCACGGGAAGTGTATCGATGTCTGTAACGAGGAAAACCTGGAGAGAAATTCTCGCCATTGTATGCAGGGTGCACAATCTGACCCCCATAGTAGAAAACAATTACATCTACATTATAACTCAGGAAGAATTCCAGCGCAGAAAAGTAGGCAGTGCCGCCGCGATGGAAGCTTCTGAGATTGCAAGTCCTCTGGTACGGGAAATCATCAGACTCAGATTTACTACCGCTTCAAACATGTACGAAGTTGTTAATTCTTTACTCTCAAGCAGAGGAAAAGCAACCGTCTCTGATCATTCCAATGCAATCATAATCTTTGACACGGAAGAAAATATCAGGCAAGTCAGACAGGTGGTTTCTGATCTTGATGTTCAGTCACCACAGGTGTCAATCACATGTAAAATCATTGAAGTAACTACAGGTATGGTTCAGAAAATGGGTATTCACTGGGGAGTTACAGAACCCAGCTATAACGTCACAGCCGAACATCTCAGTGCTGATAATGTGATTGCTGATCAGGCTATTAACCGGGTTACTTATGGTATTCTGACTCCAGACCGCTTGAGGGTTGCTCTTGAGTATCTTTATGAAGATAATGATGCTGAAGTAGTTGCTCAGCCACAAATCACTACACTTGATAATAAGCAGGCACGAGTGTTTATGGGACAGCAGATCCCTGTGAGAATGAGGGATGAAGCAGGAAACACTGTCATACAAATGGTTAATGCTGGTACGGAATTGGTGGTCACCCCTCATGTATCAGGGGACGATATGATAATGCTTTCTCTTAACCCCAAAAAAGAGTCTTACAATCTTCTTGCCGACGGCTTACCTGTAATCAACGAACAGAGTGCTGCCACCAATGTTTTTGTAAGAAATGGAGAAACCGTTGTTATTGCAGGCTTAACATCAAATGAGCAGAGAACCGTTGAAACTGGTATACCTGTTCTGAAAAATATCCCACTGATCGGTGCTCTGTTTAAAAGATCGATAAAAAATGTGGATAATAGGGATCTGATAATCTTTGTAACACCAAAGATTATACCCACAGATATCTGA
- a CDS encoding Type IV pilus biogenesis protein PilO, translated as MNKSKLNFSNPKVRNPLIALVVALVMGFLWYVQYYNDAQMQLQSQRRVKEQKEAELRTIIALRPQLDVLRREKIIAEQRLDSLRSIFPDHKHVPRLIKDLASVSKASNIVTTKFNPLPEIQREYYVENRYNVAVSGMYHSLGDFYAYLANFPLIINLSSVIISANPGYREAAANENQHGAFANSIVATFEMTTFSSKR; from the coding sequence ATGAATAAATCAAAGCTTAACTTCAGTAACCCCAAAGTAAGAAATCCTTTGATTGCTCTGGTTGTAGCCCTTGTAATGGGGTTTTTATGGTATGTTCAGTACTATAATGATGCACAAATGCAGCTTCAGAGTCAAAGAAGGGTTAAAGAGCAAAAGGAAGCGGAGCTGCGCACTATCATTGCGCTCAGACCACAGCTGGATGTCCTGAGGCGAGAAAAAATAATAGCTGAACAGAGACTCGATTCGCTTCGCTCCATTTTTCCCGATCATAAGCATGTGCCGCGCTTGATAAAGGATCTTGCTTCTGTTTCAAAAGCCAGCAATATCGTTACTACGAAATTTAATCCCCTGCCAGAAATTCAGAGGGAATACTATGTGGAAAACAGATATAATGTGGCAGTTTCCGGCATGTACCATAGCTTAGGTGATTTTTATGCCTATTTAGCGAACTTTCCGCTGATTATAAATCTCAGTTCTGTAATTATTTCTGCCAATCCCGGTTACCGTGAAGCTGCCGCAAATGAAAATCAGCATGGGGCATTTGCAAATTCTATTGTAGCAACATTTGAAATGACAACCTTTTCATCGAAACGTTAA
- a CDS encoding Type IV pilus biogenesis protein PilM: MGLDIGNRSLKLVKLTTTKDGYVLDATGIKELPTGTIEGSEIKKRDVLIEAITTLVNQCDPSIVDVVISMSGHGIISDKILFKVSPDEDAEELILFEAAQRSPFDVDDITLDYKILRRFPESNEIEVLLVAAKNDLMQNYIDLLYDAGLKPVIVDVDAFAITNCYSMECAGLPDTGTVALLNIGHDLTNVTFIKDGIYHSTRDISTAGECFNRTLQRNLGLSSEEALLAIKGKTTTSIDMNVLKQSVDFAAEELSSGIDLAFSYYKSSEKSDSIDKIILSGGGAYIPSLTSFLENRHQTKVQVSNPLAFVEYNPDLFGSVDTQSISALLTVAFGLALRKVDN, from the coding sequence GTGGGTCTGGATATCGGTAATCGCTCACTCAAGTTAGTGAAGCTTACTACCACTAAGGATGGCTATGTTCTGGACGCCACAGGTATCAAAGAACTCCCTACGGGTACTATCGAGGGAAGTGAGATAAAAAAGCGTGATGTGCTCATTGAGGCTATTACAACGCTTGTGAATCAATGTGATCCTTCGATTGTGGATGTTGTTATTTCCATGTCAGGGCATGGGATCATATCTGATAAGATTCTTTTCAAGGTGAGTCCGGATGAAGACGCAGAGGAGCTGATTCTTTTTGAAGCTGCACAGAGAAGCCCTTTCGATGTGGATGATATTACTCTCGACTATAAGATCCTGCGCAGGTTTCCGGAATCAAATGAGATAGAGGTGTTGCTTGTTGCTGCCAAAAATGATCTGATGCAGAACTATATCGATCTTCTTTATGATGCAGGGCTTAAGCCTGTAATTGTTGATGTGGATGCTTTTGCAATCACCAACTGTTATTCAATGGAGTGCGCCGGGTTGCCTGATACCGGTACAGTTGCACTGCTCAATATTGGTCATGATCTTACAAATGTCACCTTTATCAAAGATGGAATCTATCATTCCACACGTGATATTTCAACTGCCGGGGAATGCTTTAACCGCACTCTCCAGAGAAACCTTGGGCTGAGTAGTGAAGAGGCACTGCTGGCCATAAAGGGAAAGACAACCACAAGTATCGATATGAATGTACTTAAACAAAGTGTCGATTTTGCGGCTGAGGAGCTTTCATCAGGAATTGATCTGGCGTTTTCGTATTACAAAAGTTCAGAAAAGAGTGATAGTATAGACAAAATTATCCTCTCCGGTGGCGGGGCTTATATCCCGAGCCTGACATCATTTCTTGAAAACAGGCACCAAACAAAAGTTCAGGTCTCCAACCCACTTGCTTTTGTTGAATACAATCCCGATCTTTTCGGTAGTGTTGATACTCAAAGTATTTCAGCTCTTTTGACTGTTGCTTTCGGGTTGGCTTTAAGGAAGGTGGATAACTGA
- a CDS encoding metal dependent phosphohydrolase, translating to MGVKNNDSILSKRLEVINSIPTLPEVVERLTVLLQNPKTSAEEVGRAITADQALSSKVLKLVNSAFYGFPGRIGSINHAVVILGFATVKNIVLTASILQCFKIPEKKEGGFSPEQFWLHSISCGAAAKCIARHIGFSNSEECFTAGLIHDIGKIILHQYLPENFQQIIDLVNQTDKLFYDCERELFDFTHQDIGGELADRWKLPSHLRDAIALHHNPFIDQQNFSVTAVVHCADIFVRALNYGSGADRKIPPMNESVWRNLGLENTSLTSLFDSIGKEIRKASVFVQAV from the coding sequence ATGGGAGTAAAAAACAACGACAGTATCTTATCCAAGAGACTCGAGGTAATAAACTCAATACCCACGCTTCCTGAGGTTGTCGAGCGCCTGACAGTTCTGCTACAAAACCCGAAAACTTCAGCAGAAGAGGTTGGGCGGGCGATAACAGCGGATCAGGCTTTGTCTTCAAAAGTGCTTAAGCTTGTCAACTCGGCCTTCTATGGGTTCCCCGGCCGCATCGGCTCAATAAACCATGCTGTTGTCATTCTTGGTTTTGCTACAGTTAAGAACATCGTTCTGACCGCATCTATTCTTCAATGTTTTAAAATACCGGAAAAAAAAGAGGGGGGCTTCAGCCCTGAGCAGTTCTGGCTTCACTCAATATCCTGCGGTGCTGCAGCCAAATGCATCGCACGTCACATCGGGTTCAGTAACAGCGAAGAGTGTTTCACTGCCGGACTAATACATGATATTGGAAAAATCATTCTCCATCAATACCTGCCGGAAAACTTTCAGCAGATTATTGACTTAGTAAACCAAACAGATAAACTGTTTTATGATTGCGAACGAGAACTGTTTGATTTTACTCATCAGGATATAGGGGGTGAATTGGCAGACAGATGGAAACTGCCATCTCACCTAAGAGACGCCATAGCCCTTCATCACAACCCTTTTATTGACCAGCAAAATTTCAGTGTCACGGCAGTGGTGCATTGTGCAGACATTTTTGTGAGGGCACTCAATTACGGAAGCGGTGCGGATAGGAAGATTCCACCGATGAACGAAAGTGTATGGCGCAATCTTGGCCTGGAGAACACTTCCCTTACGTCTCTTTTTGACAGTATAGGCAAAGAGATCAGAAAGGCGAGTGTTTTTGTTCAGGCTGTATGA